From the Xiphophorus maculatus strain JP 163 A chromosome 20, X_maculatus-5.0-male, whole genome shotgun sequence genome, one window contains:
- the LOC102217273 gene encoding cytochrome c oxidase subunit NDUFA4-like encodes MIKDMIQHAKKHPGLIPQFFFMTLGISGATLYLIRLARGPHVTFWDKKNNPEPWNKLDPTYQYKFVAVNTDYKSLKKDRPDF; translated from the exons ATGATTAAGGACATGATTCAGCATGCGAAGAAACATCCAGGG TTAATCCCTCAGTTTTTCTTCATGACTCTGGGCATCTCAGGTGCCACGCTCTACCTGATCCGTCTGGCAAGAGGGCCCCATGTCAC CTTCTGGGACAAAAAGAACAACCCTGAGCCCTGGAACAAGCTCGATCCGACCTATCAGTACAAG TTTGTTGCCGTCAACACAGACTACAAGAGCCTGAAGAAGGACAGACCCGACTTCTAA